A DNA window from Mycobacterium sp. IDR2000157661 contains the following coding sequences:
- a CDS encoding cytochrome P450: MNPRTMDDAAKVLADPTAYADDERLHTALTHLRANNPVAWVDNPPYRPFWAITKHADIMDIERANDLFLSEPRPLLARAEADDVLKQQQAAGLGIRTLIHMDDPHHRKVRAIGADWFRPKAMRALKVRVDELAKRYVDTMRDIGPECDFVTDIAVNFPLYVILSLLGLPEDDFPRMLKLTQEMFGGDDEEHQRGGSTEDLLAVLADFFNYFSALTASRRATPTEDLASAIANGRVDGELMSDMDTLSYYVIVASAGHDTTKDAISGGLHALIENPDELDRLRGDLSLMPTAVEEMIRWTTPVKEFMRTAAEDTEVRGVKIAKGESVYLAYVSGNRDEDVFDEPFRFDVGRDPNKHVSFGYGVHYCLGAALARMEMTSLFTELVPRLESIELAGTPELSATTFVGGLKHLPIRYSVR; this comes from the coding sequence ATGAATCCACGGACGATGGACGACGCCGCGAAAGTCCTGGCCGACCCCACGGCCTACGCCGACGACGAACGGCTGCACACGGCGCTGACCCATCTGCGGGCGAACAACCCGGTGGCGTGGGTCGACAATCCGCCGTACCGGCCGTTCTGGGCGATCACCAAGCACGCCGACATCATGGACATCGAGCGCGCCAACGACCTGTTTCTGTCGGAACCCCGCCCGCTGCTGGCCCGGGCCGAGGCCGACGACGTACTCAAGCAACAGCAGGCCGCGGGCCTGGGTATCCGCACGCTGATCCACATGGATGATCCGCACCACCGCAAGGTGCGCGCCATCGGCGCCGACTGGTTCCGGCCGAAGGCGATGCGGGCACTCAAGGTTCGCGTCGACGAGCTCGCCAAGCGCTACGTCGACACCATGCGCGACATCGGTCCCGAATGCGACTTCGTCACCGATATCGCGGTGAATTTCCCGCTGTACGTGATTCTTTCGCTGCTCGGCCTGCCCGAGGACGACTTCCCGCGAATGCTCAAGCTCACTCAGGAGATGTTCGGCGGCGACGACGAGGAGCACCAGCGCGGCGGTTCGACGGAGGACCTGCTCGCGGTGTTGGCCGACTTCTTCAACTACTTCTCGGCGCTGACGGCGTCGCGGCGGGCCACTCCCACCGAGGATCTGGCCTCGGCCATCGCCAACGGCCGCGTGGACGGGGAGTTGATGTCCGACATGGACACCCTGTCGTACTACGTGATCGTGGCCAGTGCCGGACACGACACCACCAAGGACGCCATCTCTGGTGGGCTGCACGCGCTCATCGAGAACCCCGATGAACTCGACCGACTGCGCGGCGACCTGAGCCTGATGCCGACGGCGGTCGAGGAGATGATCCGCTGGACGACACCGGTCAAGGAGTTCATGCGCACCGCGGCCGAGGACACCGAAGTCAGGGGCGTGAAGATCGCCAAGGGCGAATCCGTCTACCTCGCTTACGTTTCCGGCAACCGCGACGAGGACGTCTTCGATGAGCCGTTCCGCTTCGACGTGGGCCGCGATCCGAACAAGCACGTGTCGTTCGGCTACGGGGTGCACTATTGCCTGGGCGCCGCGCTGGCGCGCATGGAGATGACCAGTCTGTTCACCGAACTGGTACCGCGACTGGAGTCGATCGAGCTGGCCGGCACACCGGAGCTGTCCGCCACCACCTTCGTCGGCGGCCTCAAGCACCTGCCTATTCGGTACTCGGTGCGCTGA
- a CDS encoding TetR/AcrR family transcriptional regulator, with the protein MAGESNDPRPARSRARLLEAATALLRSGGPNAVTIDAVTRTANVARATLYRHFSGANDLMAAAFMSLLSPAPMPPADGSVRDRLIAVVVGWAESIAEVPAMLTAMTWLASGPDAGVYPAGAQSDSDSVGTLKSRIIQLYSAPFDAILDSADADAELDETDRIQTLALLIGPLILGKLSTVAEFDYRACAEAAVDGFLATHARKPRGLSAPSTE; encoded by the coding sequence ATGGCCGGCGAAAGCAATGATCCGCGGCCGGCGCGGTCGCGGGCCCGCCTGCTCGAGGCCGCGACGGCCCTGCTGCGTTCGGGCGGGCCCAACGCTGTCACCATCGATGCGGTGACCCGCACCGCCAACGTAGCGCGGGCCACCCTGTACCGCCACTTCTCCGGCGCCAACGACCTGATGGCCGCGGCCTTCATGAGCCTGCTCAGCCCCGCCCCGATGCCGCCCGCCGACGGCAGCGTCCGTGACCGGTTGATCGCCGTCGTGGTCGGCTGGGCGGAATCGATCGCCGAGGTGCCCGCCATGCTCACCGCGATGACGTGGCTCGCATCCGGACCCGATGCCGGTGTCTATCCCGCTGGCGCGCAGAGTGATTCGGACTCCGTCGGGACATTGAAGTCGCGGATCATCCAGCTGTACTCGGCGCCGTTCGACGCAATCCTCGACAGTGCCGATGCCGACGCCGAACTCGACGAGACGGACCGCATCCAGACGCTCGCCCTGCTCATCGGTCCGCTCATCCTGGGCAAGCTCTCGACCGTGGCGGAGTTCGACTACCGGGCGTGCGCGGAGGCCGCCGTCGACGGCTTCCTGGCGACGCACGCGCGGAAGCCGCGGGGGCTCAGCGCACCGAGTACCGAATAG
- a CDS encoding MFS transporter — protein MANTLAGPDPDIDANMATLSRSGRLWLLTVASLAVLLVISSMVALNAALPDIALETAATQTQLTWVVDGYTLVLACLLLPAGALGDRYGRREALMLGLAIFGLASVAPVFLDSPVQIILARTVAGIGAAFIMPATLSLLTASFPKSERNKPVGIWAGVASSGAIVGFMGTGVLLQFFSWRSIFYAFAVASVVLFVLSLTIRTSRDETATPLDWLGAAAIGGAVAVFVFGVIEAPMRGWSHPVVWGCMALGVVLAVVFAVVELARRHPLLDVRLFARPDFATGAVGITFLFFANFGFFFVVMQYMQLLLGYSALQTAFALAPLAVPIMVLGATMHLYLPRIGLRTAVSAGLFLLAAGLFWMRFLTADAAYVDLVPPMLVAAAGIGLCVAPTTSAIMNAVPTEKQGVASAVNDATREVGAAVGIAVAGSVLAAQYGASLASGLAAFPEQVRTAASDSLANALEVAARLGPQGAVLADEATRAFMDAMSLSLLVLSIALAVAAAFTALWAPGRDGRQSRLVRRAMDRWSHSEDETRSTMGDHDDAGVGSPTGDRR, from the coding sequence ATGGCCAACACCCTGGCCGGGCCCGATCCGGATATCGACGCCAACATGGCCACATTGAGCAGGTCCGGCCGCCTCTGGCTGCTCACCGTCGCCTCGCTCGCCGTGCTGCTGGTGATTTCGTCGATGGTTGCACTCAACGCCGCACTGCCCGACATCGCACTGGAGACCGCGGCGACACAGACCCAGCTGACCTGGGTGGTCGACGGCTACACGCTGGTGCTCGCCTGCCTGCTGCTGCCTGCCGGCGCACTGGGCGACCGGTACGGCAGGCGCGAGGCGCTGATGCTCGGCCTGGCGATCTTCGGCCTGGCCTCGGTTGCGCCGGTGTTCCTCGACAGCCCGGTACAGATCATCCTCGCCCGCACCGTGGCGGGTATCGGCGCTGCGTTCATCATGCCCGCGACGCTGTCGTTGCTGACCGCGTCGTTCCCGAAGTCCGAACGCAACAAGCCCGTCGGGATCTGGGCCGGTGTCGCCAGTTCCGGCGCCATCGTCGGGTTCATGGGCACCGGCGTTCTCCTGCAGTTCTTTTCGTGGCGGTCGATATTCTACGCATTCGCGGTCGCCAGTGTCGTACTCTTCGTCCTCAGTCTGACGATCCGGACCTCCCGCGACGAGACGGCGACGCCGTTGGACTGGCTCGGCGCGGCGGCCATCGGCGGCGCGGTTGCGGTGTTCGTCTTCGGCGTGATCGAGGCACCGATGCGCGGGTGGAGCCATCCTGTGGTCTGGGGATGCATGGCGCTCGGCGTGGTCCTGGCGGTGGTCTTCGCGGTGGTCGAACTGGCCCGCAGGCACCCACTCCTGGACGTCCGGCTGTTCGCCAGACCCGACTTCGCCACCGGGGCCGTCGGTATCACGTTCCTGTTCTTCGCCAACTTCGGCTTCTTCTTCGTAGTAATGCAGTACATGCAGCTGCTGCTCGGCTACAGCGCGCTGCAGACCGCTTTCGCCCTTGCGCCCCTGGCTGTTCCGATCATGGTGCTCGGCGCCACCATGCACCTGTACCTGCCCAGAATCGGCCTGCGCACGGCGGTGTCGGCGGGGCTGTTCCTTTTGGCCGCGGGTCTGTTCTGGATGCGGTTTCTGACGGCCGACGCCGCCTATGTCGATCTGGTGCCCCCGATGCTGGTTGCCGCTGCCGGGATCGGATTGTGCGTCGCCCCAACCACGTCAGCGATCATGAACGCCGTTCCGACCGAGAAGCAGGGCGTCGCCTCTGCGGTCAACGACGCCACCCGGGAGGTCGGCGCCGCCGTCGGCATCGCGGTCGCGGGCTCCGTCCTTGCCGCTCAGTACGGCGCCTCCCTGGCCTCCGGGCTGGCGGCCTTCCCCGAGCAGGTCCGCACGGCGGCCTCCGACTCGCTGGCCAACGCGCTCGAAGTCGCGGCCCGACTCGGCCCGCAGGGCGCCGTCCTGGCCGACGAAGCGACGCGCGCGTTCATGGATGCGATGAGCCTCTCGCTGCTGGTGTTGTCGATCGCGCTGGCCGTGGCGGCGGCGTTCACCGCACTGTGGGCGCCGGGCCGCGACGGCCGGCAATCCCGGCTGGTGCGCCGGGCCATGGACCGCTGGTCGCACTCAGAGGATGAAACTCGCAGCACGATGGGCGATCATGACGATGCTGGCGTGGGGTCCCCGACTGGTGATCGTCGGTAG